The window gcccTGAGCTGAccgcatggagtctgcttgggattctctgtctcctctctctctgcccctcccccgcttgcacacacgcgtgtgcacacgctttctctcagaaataaataaacctaaaaagcaaaacaaagcgcATTTGGCCAGTGAGGACAACAGAAGCTAAGAGCAGCTTTCCTGTGGGGAGGACTGTGCTGAGTCTGTCTCATGCTCGATCCTGTGGGGAAGCCGCTATTTGAcaaagggaaaactgaggctcagagaggcgtGGGGACCTACCCAAAGCCACAGAGCTCATCGATGCAGGAGCTGGCGTTTAGACCCTGTTACTCTAAGGTTTTCCACCATTTCCTTCTACAAAGTAGCCTCGATACTACCCTGCGCTCAGAGAAAACCTTTCCCCAAAGACTCGTTGCTGGTGATGGCTGGTTCTAGGGCGCTTGAGCACTTAGCCGACCGTCTTTCCCTGTACGGACCGTGAGGTGAGCAGGTGAGCCCTAGGTGTCTAAACGTTCTCTCCCGGACATTCTAGCAACCCTGGGCTTTCCTCTGCCTCACCTGGGGAACACGCACCCGTGAATACGTCAGGACGGTCCCTTTGGCTCGCGTCCCCGGGTGTTGAGGTCGAGAGGCCCTCGCTGGCCAGACACGGACAAACGAGCGACTGGAAACGTTTCTCTTCGATCAGTTTCTCCCGGACCCCAACCTGCAGGGCTATTCGGCCAGGTGGAAACAGCGCCGGCTGCTCCCTCCTGGTCTCTCTGCGGCCAACGTGGCGATCGCGCCCTCCTGGAAACACTCCGCTTCCACGACACTCGCCTCGTCCTCCTGCCTCCTGGCTCCCTGCCCAACCTGACGTGTGGCTCTGTCCCAGGGCTGTCCTTGTCCCCGTGTCTTCTCCTTCTTCCAGAGGTCGCAAAATGGCGGCCCGGTGGCCTCGTCAGACCCACAAGCGGATTTTGTTTGGTCCTCACAGTGTTTTTGGTTGCAATTTGAGTGCCGTTAGGTGGGGCAAGCACTCGACAAGTTCGCCACGGTCCCCGTCACTCCCTATTGTCTTCCACCCGTCCGCTTCACGCATTTCCATCACCTGCCTGGTCCCTGAAGCCATCTGAGTTTTCAAAAGCCCCTGCTACACACGCTGCCTGGGAAACGTCACCCGCTTGCCCTTCAACTACCACCGGCGTCTCCCACTCCACCTTTCGTCTGCAGGACAGTCACCCAGGGAGCTCGTTCAAAGGTGGCCgattcccagcctccctccctcccccagattTCACTGAGCAGAGCCAGGGCAGGACGGTCAACTCAAATGCCTACGGGGGCCAGGCGGGCCACATAAATGAGTGAACTAGCCAGGCATGACAAAAGTCGACGGCCAGAAATATCATCAAATTGTATCTTTACTGAACGATGGCGAATGCACGGAACACAATACAAACATGTGTGATACTGGCGTTCatatttcaaattcaaaattgaaaaaatacagattgaaaaatagaaatatttacttattaaaattttctctttcgtTACTTCTGTTGCTCCTTTGATTTGAAGCCAAAGGCCGACATCATCCCTTCCGCACCGAGAGGTCAACGTCAGGCCTTTGGCTGTCACGGTGGGACGGGACGGGCAGTTTAGAATTCAACCCTGAATCCTGAACTGGGAACGGTATTTCGTTTGATTCAGTTTTGTAACGGAAAACAGCCGTTCGCAGGCGTGGGTACTTCCAGACACAGAGACTCAAAACAACTACTGGGGAGAGTTGTACGGCTGTGATCTTCACCAGAATCACATCTAGGAAACCAGCACCCTATTGCACTGTGGTCCAGTAACTGCTCGGGTCTGATTCACACGATCGACAGCAACCCGCAAAGGCCAACCGCGCAGTGTTAGTTCCTTTTCACAAAGTCTGGATGCAGAGAGCCTTTAGGGGAATTTGGTCTTGAAGCCCACAGTCTGGGTGAATGCGGTCCAGGCCGTGTCTTTCGCTTCTGGAAACCCAACCGtggcaaaggaaaaatacttCTTGCCGACGGCTTCCCCATCTTTGCCGGGACGGGGTAAACACGATCATACATTCAAGTAGCTGTTTGTGAACATCTTTGCAGAGAAACAGTGTTCAGAGGGGTTGTGACCTCCACCGGAAGTCTTTGACGGACCTTCTCAGGGGGTGTGGCCTTCGCTTCATTGGAAAGGAACCGAGGGGACAGATTTCAACTGTTCAGGTTCCTTCCACACCATCACGTGACGACCAGGTCACAGTGCTTCTGGAAAATACATCAATCAAGTTCACATTCAACCTGCCCACGGTTAAAGGTCAGGTGTCGTGTCGAGGACGTCCACGGTGTGTTCCGGGTACTTTCTGAACGCGACTCGATTCCTGGCAATTGAGGCAACGAGCCGGCTTGCGTCCTGGCCAGACGTGGCCCCTGGGACTGAGGAGTCCTGACaatgcccaccccctccccgggaCACAGGTCATTAGGTTACCGCACCCGTCTGCCGCCGCGCTTAGGAATTCTCGCCAGTCTATGTGAGGCTTGTCATTTCTCTCGGTACATAAAAAATAGCTCAGCTCCCAGTGCCGGGCCTGCCTCGGCACCGTGTCACAGGCTTCTTCGGTCACGTCAAAATCCTCAAcaccacaaataaataaagctaaccGGCTGGCAGTAATAGTTCGTGAGCGACGACAGAAAAGGCCACAAATGATCGGACTCTTTCAAGCGACCGGACTTGGAAATCCTCTGGTTTATCTTCGACTCACGGTGCGACACAAATGTCCGTTTGGCTGAAGCGACAGTCTCGACTGGCGTGTGTTTCTGTCCGGGATGCGTCATCCCGCTCCTTTATAAACTCGCCGTCTGTGGAGTTTATAATGCCCGGGGAAGTTCTTTTCTCGCTACTCTGGAACTGCGTCTCGCGGCCACGCCACGTCTATGACCTGCTTTCTTTCTGAAGCAAACCCTACTGACGTTTGAGGCCCTTTTTCAGTTCATTGAGTATCGCGTCTCGCGTCTGTTCCGTGTACTGGTCGAAGCTCTTACTGTGCTTGGATTCATAATGACGTCTCAGGTTGTATTCTTTCAACACAGATACGATTTTTTTGCATATTAAGCACATAGGCATACTCTTCACTTCCACAAAGAAATAGGCTCGCTCCCATTTTTCTCGAAACACGTGGCCCTCTCGGTCTCTCTTTCGTTTTGCCACTTTTGATAGAGACATGGGTACAAGAAAGGTTTCACTCTCCTCTGATCACTACCCCGGGAACAACCACAGCGCAAGCCCAAAGGCAACGAATGACCCTCTGCCTAGCGGTGGGAGCCAAACAggagtggtggggactgtggcGAACCAGAGAGCACACGCCCCATTGATGGGGGCAGCTCCAGCCCGTTGTTGCTAGGCAGGAGGGCGGGCCCGAGGTGCCAGAACTTCTGACTTGTCGAGAGGAGCCAAGGCTGtagattgtgtgtgtgagtgtgtgtgtttgaatgtgtgtgtgtgtgtgtgtgtgtgtgtgtgtgtgtgtgtgtgtgtgaattatcCCGATTTTTACAACTAACTCGTTAGGAAAAAAATGCTACGTATGCTAACACAGGGAAGGCCAAACAAAACTCATCTGCAGAGTGGCCCATGGGCCACCAGATCGCAACCTCTCTCCTAGGacagggcccaggaatctgaTGTTCACCAGCGTCCCAAACCACACGGATGCTGGTGGTCCAGGCACGGACCACGTGCTGAGCAATGCTAGTCTAGAGTCTGACAACAGGCCGTGAACTCTCTGCCTCCATGCCGGGCCACCCTCATACTCCAGATCGTGTCTGCCCCTGGGCGCCTGAGGACGCTCTTTAGGGCTCTTGCCTCGCCACATTCCAAACCTGTACCCTGCCACGCTTTCCCTCTCCGGGACAGGCACCGTCCACCCCGTCTAAAGCCCTGGGAGGTCAGGTTCTAACTGGGACCCGGGGCTGGCCCTCTCCTCATATGTGACCCTGTCCGCTCCTGTGGCTTCAACAATCAAACATACACCGTCCCCTAAGAACACATCCCGAACTCCCAACACGTCACCTGTGCCTTGGACATTCCCTGGACCCGTCAGCGCTCACTACTGGTTCCTCCCGCTTCCCTCACTCAGGGAGGCTCCCCCATCTAACGGCACCCCCGGGCCAGAAGCCCACTCCACCACCCCTTCACCCCTACTTCCTTCACATGGCGTGCCAGTCCCGACTCACCTTGCTGGCCCTCTGACTCGGTCCCAGCCCCTCCACTGGCCTCTCTCCCCCTGAGGCCACTACCCTAGCCTCCTCCCTGCGTTCCTGGCCTGGTATTGATTGCCCTGTCACACTCCACAACCCAGAGGCCCTTTCTCACAGTGGGCTGACCCCGGCCTGCTCCCTGCATGTGGCCTCCCGTGGCTCTTCTGAGTCCCCAGGACAAACCTCGAGTCACCCCATGTGGAGCCTGGGCCTCCTCCCAACCCGGCACCTGCCCACCTCCCTAGGCCCTTCCTTCCTCAGGCCGGACTCGTATCTCTGAACATCCCAAGCTTTCTCCTGCTTTCCCATTGTCCCCGCACCTCGATCACCAttggcctccttcctccccagcctcGTTGACTCCTGCTTCTCTCCCAAGACTGCCGAGCCCGGCCAGCTCAGAGGCCTCTTCCGGGCCCACACGGTCCCCGCCCTACCTCCACGAGGGCACGCAGTCCTGTGAGCTGTGCCTGCCTGCCTCCGTGTCCCCCCCAAGCCAGGCTGCACCAGACTGCCTGACTCACTGCTGAGGCCCTGGCGTCACCAGCCCGGAACCTCAGGGACATCTGCTGAAGCGAGAACAAGGACAGAGAGGTCTCCCCCCAGGTGTCCTCCTGCCCAGTCCTGGGGGACGTCAGTGACGGGAGCCGGGGCGTGTGTTAAAAGGAACTTTATTGGGTGTCGGGGGTTCAGATGAGATCCATGAGGATGTCGTCCTCCATGACGCTGGGCTGCAGGCCCGGCTGAGGAACCGGGCCCCGGGGACCCCCGCTCAGCAGCATCTGAcctggggggcagtggggaagggacTGCATCTCCCAGTAGTCCCTGGGGCCCTGAAGGGCCCTGGGcctgcttcctccctcttcctctaggAGCCCAAGGTAATGACTTTTCTAGGAAGCCCCAGGGGGACCCATCAGAGGCACCTTCTGGCCCCGTCAGGGCACAAATGTACTGATTCCCATGAGCCTTTACAAGGCCATCCCCCCAAATACTTCTCTGGCCCTAAGACTACGCTTCCCTTCAGCCCCAGGACACGCAGGAAAGGAATCACGGAAAGAGCTCTTGTCCCACTAGGTCTCGATCCCCTGGGCTGTATTCTCCAGAAGCCCTCAGAGCCTCCCAAGAACCAAGGGAAACCAGCTTCCATTCTTGAATCCAGGACTTCACTTCCCAGGAGCCCTTGGTCTTGAGGCTCTAGCCAGGGGCTGCTGGGATACCTGGTCcagacccctgccctccccagggaCCTCCTTACCTGGCAATGGAGCTCTTGGGGGAAGCTGTGCGGGCCAGGACTGGGCGGGTGGTGGGTGCAGGAGGGGGGGCCCCAGCTGGGGTTGCCCCAGGCCCTGGTGTGGTGGGGGCAGCAGTGCAGGAGCCCCTGGTGGCTGGAGATGGTGGAGGgaggcttggggtgggggcacGCCAGTCTGGGGCTGGGAGATCAAAGAAAGTGGCTCAGAAGACCCCAGCAGagagccccccgccccaccaagcAGCCTCTAGCACAGAAGTTGCCCAGAGAACATCTCATCCAGTGGTTGGGGGTCAGGGGTGGTCTTTCTTCAAAGGAATCTTAAAAGAAGCCCATGTAAGACACACAGAAGAACCGGCCTGCCTGGGGCCTGTTCATACCCTCTGATCATAGCCAACCTCCTTCCTCCCAAACAAAAGGACCAGAAACatcagggcccagggcccaggccctGTGGCTCccatctgccccccacccctaaaTCTCACCGGCGGTGGGTTGAGGAGAAGACTCCGCAGTTGGGGGTTGGCCCCAGGGTTCTGAGGCCGAAGGATGGGTCCAGGagggggggggccgggggctgcTCCAGGAGGGCCttggggggcgcccgggggggccTGGGCAgcaccctggggctggggctgtccCGAGGCCGCAGAGGCCCCCACGGTGCCCTGAGGCTGGGGCTGTGGTGGGCGGAGCTGGAGCTGGTGGGAAGAGATGGGGGTGAGGGACGAGGCAGAGTCCCCACACTCCTTGGCCTCCGAGGTCAGGTCAAGATGACAGTGTCCTTTGGGgtctcccctccctggccctgaCCCCATCAGCCCTCTCCTCACCAGATTCTGTGAGGGTCTCGCCTGGTCCTCCAGAATGGGGCCCAGCCCGGGGGGTGCCTGCTGTGCCCCCATCTGTGTGGGACAGGGAGCAGGTCAGtgactgggggtgggagtggggggttctgcatctggggtggggaggagcattGTGAGCCCTGAAGGGGAACCTGTGAGGAGCTAGGAACGTTCTTTGGGAGTGGGTGGTCTGGGAACTAAACCTTACTCTCCCCAGTCCCCAAGAGGGGGTGGCCTCAGAGATTTGACGCAGACACGGAAAATGGTACAAAGATCACATGAAACCGTGGGGATGGAACTGAACTCAGGCGGCCGTGTCTTGGAGAACAGTGGGCACTGGCAGTGGAGCCCAGGAGGGATGCCGGGGGTCTGGCCAGACACTCAGGGGGGGCAGGCAgccttggggggaggggtgccagggGCCAGGGTCACTCACCCCGCGCTGCTGTTCCAGCTTCTGCTGCTGGACCTGCTTGTGGTTGGTAATGACCTGCCGGATGCCGTTGACAAAGCCGCTCTGGTCGTAGGGGATGAGGCCCATGAAGATCTTCTTCTTGGACGAGTACAGGAGCATGAGCACGCGCACCTCGCAGGGCGCCGTGTGGGGGAAGTGCACGCAGCCGGCCTGGTGGAGGACGATGAAGCAGTCACCTCCCCacaaggaggagcaggaggaggtggCCCCTCGCCCCGCCAGGTTCTAGAAGCCCTACAGGTGCCCGGGTCCCGCCCAGACGCGGACTCACAAAGCCGTTGCCCATGATCCGGTAGAGGCCTTTCAGGGATTCCAGGTCCTTGTTGGTGAAATGGAACTGCACCATCCTTGAGTTCCGGAACAAAGGGCCCAGGGTGGTCTGGGGGAGACACGGGCCAGCCAGCAtgctgagtggggaagggaacggcgggggcggggaagggacGAGGGCAGGGGCTGGCGGCGTTCTCGTGAGCCACTCACCAGCAGCTGCTGCGGGATGAGCTGCATGATGAGCTTCTGGGGCCACTGCTCGGTCTTCCTGGGGCCGCACAGGAGAGGTGTCAGGAGGGTGGCGCACGCCTCGgaccacccagcccccacccccacaggcaCCTACAAGTTCTCGCCGTGATTCACGTAGACCTGGCACGGCAGCGACCGCGTCAGCTTGGTGTTGGCGTCTACCGAGGCGGGTTTGGGCTTCTGAGCGGAAAAGTGGCACGTGTTACGGCGAAAGGGGCCCCGAACCCTAGTCCCCTCAATGTCTCCTGCCCTAGGCTGGGAGCCCCAGAGCACATGGGCTCCCCTGGTGTAAGTCCCACGAGCCctgggcccctcctccagaccaccAATCCCACAAGCTCTGGACGCCATGATCTCCTGAATCCGTCCCGACCCTGAACCTAAGACTTCGTGGTTCTTCACCTGCGACACAGTTCTCACTACCTCCCTAGTCCCAAACCCTGAGTGAAAAGTCCCAGGCTTCTCTCCTCAGGACAAGTCCTACGGCCCCATAGGGACCCCGGCCCAGTCCCATGTCCTAACGGGCCACGAAAGCCACTTGGCTCCTCGTGCTACTCACCTCCTGCCACTCAAGGACCCCGCTCCAGGCCAGGAGTTTGTTGGAGACTGACTGCTGCCCACCGAGGGCCGGGGCCCCCagctgggctggggaagggccgctCACCCCGCCTGGGGCCACTGTGCCCGCCTGCCAGAGCGGGGAGGGAGGACAACAGAGTAGGGTCAGAGGGTCTCTCGGGAGGCACAACCGGAGGCACAGACAGACCGGCGGGAAGAACGGAACGCAGGTTCCCTTCTCAAGGACTCGATGGTCCCTAGGACCATAAACCTCTGTAGGATTTGAGGACTGAATGCCCGTGATGCCCTGACTCCGGTATCCCTTAGAGTCCTCAGCCGCTCTCCCCCTCCAGGAGCCAAAGCCCCACCCACGATTCCGTCCCCACACCTTCCAGTCTCTGTCATCGGTGGCACAAGCCCCGTGAACCCGAAGACTCAGAACAAGACCCATGTGCCCTCACACCCTCCTCGGGAAGGCGAGCTGCTCGGCCTCTGCTCTGTTAGCGGCTGGAAGGAGCAGGGCGGTGGGGCAGGCGTGCGAGCACCTACCATGGACGGTGCCCCAGGTTGTGCGGGCGGGGCCAGGCCCGGGCCGGGAGCCACGGTGGAGACCAGGCTGGCCTGGGAAGCAGGGGGTGGCTTGGGGGCGCCAGGGGGCCCCGGGGGTAGTGGTGGGGCCGGTGCCTGGCTGAAGGGGGGACCCACTCCTGGAGCAGCTTGCTGGAGAGGGTTAATGGGTGAGACTGTGGGAGAGACCAAGAGAAGAGGTGGGGACCGTTGTGCAGAGAGGCCTGGCTGACCCCAGCCCACCCCGCAGCCCGGCCCCAGGACTCACAGCGTGGGCCCAGCCCAGCCTTCTGGTTCTTGGCGGCTTCCACCGCATTCTGGGCAGCCACCTGAGCTGCGCTCAGGTTCCCAGGGACCTGGGTGGGGAGAAGGTGATGAGGGCCACGCACCCCAGTCTTGGTGCCCCATGGGGTCATGCCACCGTGCCCCCACAAGGCACAGCTACGCCAGCTACAACGCAGCAGGAGCTCACGGCTGCCATCACACCACGGGGACATGACTCTCCGGCCCGAGAGTCCCACCCACCCTGGTGTCCCCGTGGAGACTCCCATCACCCCACAAGCCCCAACATCCTACTAGGTCTCTCCTGAGAGGCCAGGGCTCCCGCTAGGCCCCAGGAGCATGTCCCCTTCCTGGCAACATCCATACCTGGTACTGCTGGGGGACCGGGGGCAGAGGCTGCTGGGGGGCTGCTGAGAGCGAGGCGCCTGAGGGtggagctggaggcaggggcaCAGGCTGCTTTGGCTGGAGGGGGCCTGGGGCTGAGCCACCCCCAACTGAGAGTGAAGGATGGACGACCAAGCCCCGTGAGAAGGGGTtcgagagaagggagagaaatctAAGTCAGAGGGAGCGTGGTGGGGGGCTGCCCCCCACCGTCCCACCGGCACCCGGGCCTCACCCGGCAGCACCAGCCCCCGCACCAGCACCATGTGCCGGGGGTCCTGGCTCACATCTGTCGGTGGCTGCAGCGGCTCCAGCATGGCCGGAGGAGCCGCCTTCTCGAACAGAAGCCTCAAGGCAGGCAGCTTCCGGGGAGACACGATGGAGAAGTGGATCCCTTGCTGCAGGAGAAGGGATGAGTGGTCAGGGTGGGGGCCCAGGGGCCACCCCCCAGGTAACTGCACCTGCTGGGCCCTAAACCCAAATTCCCATCGGGCTCTGAGACCAGTGACCACGAGACCTGGAGGTGCTGCCCTAGGGCATTCTGGGTTATAGCTCTTCCAAAAGGGGTCAGCAGAGCCGGCCACTCTGACGCAGGAGTCCGGGCCCCGGCGCTCTCCTCCCTCAGCTCTGGGACTCCAGCCTGTGCCCCTCCGTCAGGCTCAAGAGTCCTCACCTCCCCGATCTTCTGCACGAGACTCTCCGTCGTGTACCCAGAGTACGTGGTGCTCTCGACGGCGGGCAGCAGGTAAGGGGGCGAGTTACAGATGAGGAGGCAGACGCGGTGTGTCTGGCCACTGCCAGGGATAAGGAAAGATGTGGAGCCGGGAAGAACGGGGGCCCTGAGAAGGGACAGACCCGGCACCGGCAGAGCCGCGAGTCGGGAGTAAAAGCCCCACTTTACGGCTGAAAacacggaggcccagagaggtttctGACTCCCTCTAGGTTGCCCGGCTGGCAGGGGAAGCAGGAGACGGACCCGCGGCAGGCTGCTCTTCCCAGTGAGGACACTGAGACCGGCCATGGGCCAGGGGACAcctcccacctcctgcctgcCACCCCCAGCGCTCAGCACTCAGGGCCCACCAGCGCCCC is drawn from Felis catus isolate Fca126 chromosome E2, F.catus_Fca126_mat1.0, whole genome shotgun sequence and contains these coding sequences:
- the MED25 gene encoding mediator of RNA polymerase II transcription subunit 25 isoform X9, with protein sequence MGGGGETCSLIAEGLSTALQLFDDFKKMREQIGQTHRVCLLICNSPPYLLPAVESTTYSGYTTESLVQKIGEQGIHFSIVSPRKLPALRLLFEKAAPPAMLEPLQPPTDVSQDPRHMVLVRGLVLPVGGGSAPGPLQPKQPVPLPPAPPSGASLSAAPQQPLPPVPQQYQVPGNLSAAQVAAQNAVEAAKNQKAGLGPRFSPINPLQQAAPGVGPPFSQAPAPPLPPGPPGAPKPPPASQASLVSTVAPGPGLAPPAQPGAPSMAGTVAPGGVSGPSPAQLGAPALGGQQSVSNKLLAWSGVLEWQEKPKPASVDANTKLTRSLPCQVYVNHGENLKTEQWPQKLIMQLIPQQLLTTLGPLFRNSRMVQFHFTNKDLESLKGLYRIMGNGFAGCVHFPHTAPCEVRVLMLLYSSKKKIFMGLIPYDQSGFVNGIRQVITNHKQVQQQKLEQQRGMGAQQAPPGLGPILEDQARPSQNLLQLRPPQPQPQGTVGASAASGQPQPQGAAQAPPGAPQGPPGAAPGPPPPGPILRPQNPGANPQLRSLLLNPPPPQTGVPPPQASLHHLQPPGAPALLPPPHQGLGQPQLGPPLLHPPPAQSWPAQLPPRAPLPVAKRKRDREGHVFREKWERAYFFVEVKSMPMCLICKKIVSVLKEYNLRRHYESKHSKSFDQYTEQTRDAILNELKKGLKRQ
- the MED25 gene encoding mediator of RNA polymerase II transcription subunit 25 isoform X1, coding for MVPGSEGPARAGGLVADVVFVIEGTANLGPYFEGLRKHYLLPAIEYFNGGPPAETDFGGDYGGTQYSLVVFNTVDCAPESYVQCHAPTSSAYEFVTWLDGIKFMGGGGETCSLIAEGLSTALQLFDDFKKMREQMAPVLPGSTSFLIPGSGQTHRVCLLICNSPPYLLPAVESTTYSGYTTESLVQKIGEQGIHFSIVSPRKLPALRLLFEKAAPPAMLEPLQPPTDVSQDPRHMVLVRGLVLPVGGGSAPGPLQPKQPVPLPPAPPSGASLSAAPQQPLPPVPQQYQVPGNLSAAQVAAQNAVEAAKNQKAGLGPRFSPINPLQQAAPGVGPPFSQAPAPPLPPGPPGAPKPPPASQASLVSTVAPGPGLAPPAQPGAPSMAGTVAPGGVSGPSPAQLGAPALGGQQSVSNKLLAWSGVLEWQEKPKPASVDANTKLTRSLPCQVYVNHGENLKTEQWPQKLIMQLIPQQLLTTLGPLFRNSRMVQFHFTNKDLESLKGLYRIMGNGFAGCVHFPHTAPCEVRVLMLLYSSKKKIFMGLIPYDQSGFVNGIRQVITNHKQVQQQKLEQQRGMGAQQAPPGLGPILEDQARPSQNLLQLRPPQPQPQGTVGASAASGQPQPQGAAQAPPGAPQGPPGAAPGPPPPGPILRPQNPGANPQLRSLLLNPPPPQTGVPPPQASLHHLQPPGAPALLPPPHQGLGQPQLGPPLLHPPPAQSWPAQLPPRAPLPVAKRKRDREGHVFREKWERAYFFVEVKSMPMCLICKKIVSVLKEYNLRRHYESKHSKSFDQYTEQTRDAILNELKKGLKRQ
- the MED25 gene encoding mediator of RNA polymerase II transcription subunit 25 isoform X8, with product MVVLLLRRTSGETFMGGGGETCSLIAEGLSTALQLFDDFKKMREQIGQTHRVCLLICNSPPYLLPAVESTTYSGYTTESLVQKIGEQGIHFSIVSPRKLPALRLLFEKAAPPAMLEPLQPPTDVSQDPRHMVLVRGLVLPVGGGSAPGPLQPKQPVPLPPAPPSGASLSAAPQQPLPPVPQQYQVPGNLSAAQVAAQNAVEAAKNQKAGLGPRFSPINPLQQAAPGVGPPFSQAPAPPLPPGPPGAPKPPPASQASLVSTVAPGPGLAPPAQPGAPSMAGTVAPGGVSGPSPAQLGAPALGGQQSVSNKLLAWSGVLEWQEKPKPASVDANTKLTRSLPCQVYVNHGENLKTEQWPQKLIMQLIPQQLLTTLGPLFRNSRMVQFHFTNKDLESLKGLYRIMGNGFAGCVHFPHTAPCEVRVLMLLYSSKKKIFMGLIPYDQSGFVNGIRQVITNHKQVQQQKLEQQRGMGAQQAPPGLGPILEDQARPSQNLLQLRPPQPQPQGTVGASAASGQPQPQGAAQAPPGAPQGPPGAAPGPPPPGPILRPQNPGANPQLRSLLLNPPPPQTGVPPPQASLHHLQPPGAPALLPPPHQGLGQPQLGPPLLHPPPAQSWPAQLPPRAPLPVAKRKRDREGHVFREKWERAYFFVEVKSMPMCLICKKIVSVLKEYNLRRHYESKHSKSFDQYTEQTRDAILNELKKGLKRQ
- the MED25 gene encoding mediator of RNA polymerase II transcription subunit 25 isoform X6 — translated: MVVLLLRRTSGETFMGGGGETCSLIAEGLSTALQLFDDFKKMREQMAPVLPGSTSFLIPGSGQTHRVCLLICNSPPYLLPAVESTTYSGYTTESLVQKIGEQGIHFSIVSPRKLPALRLLFEKAAPPAMLEPLQPPTDVSQDPRHMVLVRGLVLPVGGGSAPGPLQPKQPVPLPPAPPSGASLSAAPQQPLPPVPQQYQVPGNLSAAQVAAQNAVEAAKNQKAGLGPRFSPINPLQQAAPGVGPPFSQAPAPPLPPGPPGAPKPPPASQASLVSTVAPGPGLAPPAQPGAPSMAGTVAPGGVSGPSPAQLGAPALGGQQSVSNKLLAWSGVLEWQEKPKPASVDANTKLTRSLPCQVYVNHGENLKTEQWPQKLIMQLIPQQLLTTLGPLFRNSRMVQFHFTNKDLESLKGLYRIMGNGFAGCVHFPHTAPCEVRVLMLLYSSKKKIFMGLIPYDQSGFVNGIRQVITNHKQVQQQKLEQQRGMGAQQAPPGLGPILEDQARPSQNLLQLRPPQPQPQGTVGASAASGQPQPQGAAQAPPGAPQGPPGAAPGPPPPGPILRPQNPGANPQLRSLLLNPPPPQTGVPPPQASLHHLQPPGAPALLPPPHQGLGQPQLGPPLLHPPPAQSWPAQLPPRAPLPVAKRKRDREGHVFREKWERAYFFVEVKSMPMCLICKKIVSVLKEYNLRRHYESKHSKSFDQYTEQTRDAILNELKKGLKRQ
- the MED25 gene encoding mediator of RNA polymerase II transcription subunit 25 isoform X7; this encodes MGGGGETCSLIAEGLSTALQLFDDFKKMREQMAPVLPGSTSFLIPGSGQTHRVCLLICNSPPYLLPAVESTTYSGYTTESLVQKIGEQGIHFSIVSPRKLPALRLLFEKAAPPAMLEPLQPPTDVSQDPRHMVLVRGLVLPVGGGSAPGPLQPKQPVPLPPAPPSGASLSAAPQQPLPPVPQQYQVPGNLSAAQVAAQNAVEAAKNQKAGLGPRFSPINPLQQAAPGVGPPFSQAPAPPLPPGPPGAPKPPPASQASLVSTVAPGPGLAPPAQPGAPSMAGTVAPGGVSGPSPAQLGAPALGGQQSVSNKLLAWSGVLEWQEKPKPASVDANTKLTRSLPCQVYVNHGENLKTEQWPQKLIMQLIPQQLLTTLGPLFRNSRMVQFHFTNKDLESLKGLYRIMGNGFAGCVHFPHTAPCEVRVLMLLYSSKKKIFMGLIPYDQSGFVNGIRQVITNHKQVQQQKLEQQRGMGAQQAPPGLGPILEDQARPSQNLLQLRPPQPQPQGTVGASAASGQPQPQGAAQAPPGAPQGPPGAAPGPPPPGPILRPQNPGANPQLRSLLLNPPPPQTGVPPPQASLHHLQPPGAPALLPPPHQGLGQPQLGPPLLHPPPAQSWPAQLPPRAPLPVAKRKRDREGHVFREKWERAYFFVEVKSMPMCLICKKIVSVLKEYNLRRHYESKHSKSFDQYTEQTRDAILNELKKGLKRQ
- the MED25 gene encoding mediator of RNA polymerase II transcription subunit 25 isoform X2, with the protein product MVPGSEGPARAGGLVADVVFVIEGTANLGPYFEGLRKHYLLPAIEYFNGGPPAETDFGGDYGGTQYSLVVFNTVDCAPESYVQCHAPTSSAYEFVTWLDGIKFMGGGGETCSLIAEGLSTALQLFDDFKKMREQIGQTHRVCLLICNSPPYLLPAVESTTYSGYTTESLVQKIGEQGIHFSIVSPRKLPALRLLFEKAAPPAMLEPLQPPTDVSQDPRHMVLVRGLVLPVGGGSAPGPLQPKQPVPLPPAPPSGASLSAAPQQPLPPVPQQYQVPGNLSAAQVAAQNAVEAAKNQKAGLGPRFSPINPLQQAAPGVGPPFSQAPAPPLPPGPPGAPKPPPASQASLVSTVAPGPGLAPPAQPGAPSMAGTVAPGGVSGPSPAQLGAPALGGQQSVSNKLLAWSGVLEWQEKPKPASVDANTKLTRSLPCQVYVNHGENLKTEQWPQKLIMQLIPQQLLTTLGPLFRNSRMVQFHFTNKDLESLKGLYRIMGNGFAGCVHFPHTAPCEVRVLMLLYSSKKKIFMGLIPYDQSGFVNGIRQVITNHKQVQQQKLEQQRGMGAQQAPPGLGPILEDQARPSQNLLQLRPPQPQPQGTVGASAASGQPQPQGAAQAPPGAPQGPPGAAPGPPPPGPILRPQNPGANPQLRSLLLNPPPPQTGVPPPQASLHHLQPPGAPALLPPPHQGLGQPQLGPPLLHPPPAQSWPAQLPPRAPLPVAKRKRDREGHVFREKWERAYFFVEVKSMPMCLICKKIVSVLKEYNLRRHYESKHSKSFDQYTEQTRDAILNELKKGLKRQ